The Neodiprion virginianus isolate iyNeoVirg1 chromosome 5, iyNeoVirg1.1, whole genome shotgun sequence genome contains a region encoding:
- the LOC124305508 gene encoding FYVE, RhoGEF and PH domain-containing protein 1-like isoform X3: MLSTDWWRWTLGAPPHYHKQTRTSVFYYGLETASTNRYVVAERTSHQYELDTYAISESDSEEEAEELSAESSKVESSTRVDVETELSSELKIKAERDGLDEKQKKCHHIANELLTTERNYVNILHLIDQVFQFKVDQENRAHPMFPPETVQHMFSNIKSIYKFHNEFLLPQLEGRMQLWDDDPRIGDIMKNFAPFLKMYTEYVKNFDYAMNLINTLQQKIPRFAAIVNDIQKRDECAKLSLAHHMLSPIQRLPRYELLLKDYLKNLTEDSPDYEDTKRALELVSTAANHTNEAMKKIDKFKKLLEIQESIYDAIDLVSATRELVKEGRIVKISARSGDHQERYLFLLSDVLLLCSMRLIPGPLYRLRAKFMVENLEVIEGDNLETANTFYVRDEKKSVELYTHTAEDKAAWLEALFKTMQEILRRKASLKTGETKSTLVTADDVTRCMVCEAIFSVMKRKHNCRACGIVVCSKCSNQKLLFEDNKNMRVCRLCHAALTQPLKKSPSSPAGPAQSLLQVSASATSVLSGYLLLKTQASKPWTKRWFALHADFVLYSFKSDTDSLAMTATPMPGFAVTEGSKLPEEDLLSFRDREKAFKIHHSKKSYYFQAFTHQDHEKWINALQLATRAELPSPEEEVQEDEET, from the exons ATGCTATCAACTGATTGGTGGCGGTGGACTCTCGGTGCTCCACCGCACTACCATAAACAGACAAGAACCAGTGTCTTTTACTATGGCTTGGAGACAGCCAGTACGAACAG ATACGTCGTGGCGGAAAGGACTTCGCATCAGTACGAGCTCGATACTTACGCGATCAGCGAATCTGATAGTGAAGAGGAGGCGGAGGAGCTGAGTGCTGAATCTTCAAAAGTCGAGTCGTCGACGAGGGTGGACGTTGAAACGGAACTGAGCTCGGAGCTAAAGATAAAAGCGGAAAGGGATGGGTTGgatgaaaagcaaaaaaaatgtcatcacATAGCAAACGAATTGCTGACCACTGAACGAAATTACGTGAACATATTGCACCTGATAGATCAAGTCTTTCAGTTCAAAGTAGACCAGGAAAATCGCGCTCATCCAATGTTTCCGCCAGAAACTGTGCAGCACATGTTTTCCAACATAAAATCGATATACAAGTTTCATAACGAGTTTCTTTTGCCACAGCTTGAAGGCCGTATGCAATTGTGGGATGATGATCCCAGAATAGGGGATATCATGAAGAATTTTGCACCATTTCTAAAAATGTACACCGAGTACGTGAAAAACTTTGATTACGCGATGAACCTGATAAATACACTACAGCAAAAGATTCCAAGATTTGCGGCGATTGTTAATGACATACAAAAACGGGACGAATGCGCCAAGCTTTCGTTGGCCCATCATATGCTGAGTCCGATTCAACGACTGCCTCGCTATGAATTACTTCTCAAGGATTACTTGAAAAACCTTACCGAAGATAGTCCCGACTACGAGGATACAAAAA GAGCCTTGGAGCTAGTTTCGACAGCCGCCAATCATACAAACgaagcaatgaaaaaaatcgacaagtttaaaaaactgCTCGAGATACAGGAGAGCATTTACGACGCTATCGATCTTGTCAGTGCAACGCGAGAGCTTGTGAAGGAGGgaagaatcgtgaaaatatcGGCTAGAAGTGGCGATCATCAGGAGAGATACTTGTTTCTG CTCAGCGACGTTTTGTTACTGTGTTCTATGAGACTGATACCTGGCCCACTGTATCGATTGCGAGCTAAATTCATGGTCGAGAACCTCGAAGTTATTGAAGGAGATAACTTAGAAACGGCAAATACGTTTTACGTAAGGGATGAGAAGAAAAGTGTCGAATTATACACTCACACAGCGGAGGATAAGGCAGCTTGGCTGGAGGCCCTGTTTAAAACAATGCAAGAGATCCTGAGGCGAAAGGCTAGTCTCAAAACCGGCGAGACTAAATCAACTCTAGTCACCGCCGACGATGTGACGAGGTGCATGGTCTGCGAGGCAATTTTTTCCGTCATGAAAAGGAAGCACAACTGCAGAGCTTGTGGAATA GTGGTTTGTAGCAAGTGTTCAAATCAGAAGCTGTTGTTTGAGGACAACAAAAATATGAGAGTATGTCGTTTGTGTCACGCGGCTTTGACGCAGCCGCTGAAAAAATCGCCCTCGTCACCGGCAGGACCAGCACAAAGTTTGCTCCAAGTATCAGCGAGTGCTACGTCAGTATTATCCGGTTATTTGTTGCTCAAAACGCAGGCCAGCAAGCCGTGGACCAAACGGTGGTTCGCACTGCATGCCGACTTCGTCCTGTACTCTTTTAAGTCTGACACGGACAGTTTGGCCATGACGGCTACGCCGATGCCCGGTTTTGCTGTCACCGAAGGCTCAAAACTTCCGGAAGAAGATCTTCTCAGTTTCAGGGACCGGGAGAaggctttcaaaattcatcactcGAAGAAAAGTTACTACTTCCAGGCATTTACCCACCAGGACCACGAGAA GTGGATAAACGCATTGCAATTGGCCACAAGAGCGGAGCTCCCTTCTCCAGAGGAGGAAGTacaagaagacgaagaaacaTGA
- the LOC124305508 gene encoding FYVE, RhoGEF and PH domain-containing protein 1-like isoform X1 — MQRGQLRDITSWMARLLPEPSEGTTGTIKMFSSKITSSTSTFYTDLLVTDEEERSVQHSNSRDNRNSRLLECQSTTSEDANSQDSDSMGGSEDHQDNPTRSSFHRIPSYGGFPRFQHFVMSASSPAVCAEVGSVVEQSSESSFVKMSHSVLEYRSSRYVVAERTSHQYELDTYAISESDSEEEAEELSAESSKVESSTRVDVETELSSELKIKAERDGLDEKQKKCHHIANELLTTERNYVNILHLIDQVFQFKVDQENRAHPMFPPETVQHMFSNIKSIYKFHNEFLLPQLEGRMQLWDDDPRIGDIMKNFAPFLKMYTEYVKNFDYAMNLINTLQQKIPRFAAIVNDIQKRDECAKLSLAHHMLSPIQRLPRYELLLKDYLKNLTEDSPDYEDTKRALELVSTAANHTNEAMKKIDKFKKLLEIQESIYDAIDLVSATRELVKEGRIVKISARSGDHQERYLFLLSDVLLLCSMRLIPGPLYRLRAKFMVENLEVIEGDNLETANTFYVRDEKKSVELYTHTAEDKAAWLEALFKTMQEILRRKASLKTGETKSTLVTADDVTRCMVCEAIFSVMKRKHNCRACGIVVCSKCSNQKLLFEDNKNMRVCRLCHAALTQPLKKSPSSPAGPAQSLLQVSASATSVLSGYLLLKTQASKPWTKRWFALHADFVLYSFKSDTDSLAMTATPMPGFAVTEGSKLPEEDLLSFRDREKAFKIHHSKKSYYFQAFTHQDHEKWINALQLATRAELPSPEEEVQEDEET; from the exons ATGCAGCGAGGGCAGCTGAGAGACATCACGTCCTGGATGGCCCGTCTACTTCCGGAGCCATCCGAAGGAACGACTGGtacaataaaaatgttcaGTTCAAAGATAACGTCGTCCACAAGTACCTTTTACACGGACTTGTTGGTGACGGACGAAGAGGAGAGATCCGTACAGCATTCAAATTCCCGGGATAATAGAAACTCACGATTATTAGAGTGTCAAAGCACGACGAGCGAGGATGCCAACTCGCAGGATTCAGACTCGATGGGCGGTTCGGAGGATCATCAGGACAATCCAACCCGCTCGTCATTTCACAGGATTCCAAGCTACGGTGGATTCCCGAGGTTTCAGCACTTCGTTATGTCAGCTTCAAGTCCAGCCGTATGCGCGGAAGTCGGCAGTGTGGTTGAACAATCTTCGGAGTCGTCCTTCGTCAAAATGTCTCACAGTGTCCTGGAGTACCGTAGTAGCAG ATACGTCGTGGCGGAAAGGACTTCGCATCAGTACGAGCTCGATACTTACGCGATCAGCGAATCTGATAGTGAAGAGGAGGCGGAGGAGCTGAGTGCTGAATCTTCAAAAGTCGAGTCGTCGACGAGGGTGGACGTTGAAACGGAACTGAGCTCGGAGCTAAAGATAAAAGCGGAAAGGGATGGGTTGgatgaaaagcaaaaaaaatgtcatcacATAGCAAACGAATTGCTGACCACTGAACGAAATTACGTGAACATATTGCACCTGATAGATCAAGTCTTTCAGTTCAAAGTAGACCAGGAAAATCGCGCTCATCCAATGTTTCCGCCAGAAACTGTGCAGCACATGTTTTCCAACATAAAATCGATATACAAGTTTCATAACGAGTTTCTTTTGCCACAGCTTGAAGGCCGTATGCAATTGTGGGATGATGATCCCAGAATAGGGGATATCATGAAGAATTTTGCACCATTTCTAAAAATGTACACCGAGTACGTGAAAAACTTTGATTACGCGATGAACCTGATAAATACACTACAGCAAAAGATTCCAAGATTTGCGGCGATTGTTAATGACATACAAAAACGGGACGAATGCGCCAAGCTTTCGTTGGCCCATCATATGCTGAGTCCGATTCAACGACTGCCTCGCTATGAATTACTTCTCAAGGATTACTTGAAAAACCTTACCGAAGATAGTCCCGACTACGAGGATACAAAAA GAGCCTTGGAGCTAGTTTCGACAGCCGCCAATCATACAAACgaagcaatgaaaaaaatcgacaagtttaaaaaactgCTCGAGATACAGGAGAGCATTTACGACGCTATCGATCTTGTCAGTGCAACGCGAGAGCTTGTGAAGGAGGgaagaatcgtgaaaatatcGGCTAGAAGTGGCGATCATCAGGAGAGATACTTGTTTCTG CTCAGCGACGTTTTGTTACTGTGTTCTATGAGACTGATACCTGGCCCACTGTATCGATTGCGAGCTAAATTCATGGTCGAGAACCTCGAAGTTATTGAAGGAGATAACTTAGAAACGGCAAATACGTTTTACGTAAGGGATGAGAAGAAAAGTGTCGAATTATACACTCACACAGCGGAGGATAAGGCAGCTTGGCTGGAGGCCCTGTTTAAAACAATGCAAGAGATCCTGAGGCGAAAGGCTAGTCTCAAAACCGGCGAGACTAAATCAACTCTAGTCACCGCCGACGATGTGACGAGGTGCATGGTCTGCGAGGCAATTTTTTCCGTCATGAAAAGGAAGCACAACTGCAGAGCTTGTGGAATA GTGGTTTGTAGCAAGTGTTCAAATCAGAAGCTGTTGTTTGAGGACAACAAAAATATGAGAGTATGTCGTTTGTGTCACGCGGCTTTGACGCAGCCGCTGAAAAAATCGCCCTCGTCACCGGCAGGACCAGCACAAAGTTTGCTCCAAGTATCAGCGAGTGCTACGTCAGTATTATCCGGTTATTTGTTGCTCAAAACGCAGGCCAGCAAGCCGTGGACCAAACGGTGGTTCGCACTGCATGCCGACTTCGTCCTGTACTCTTTTAAGTCTGACACGGACAGTTTGGCCATGACGGCTACGCCGATGCCCGGTTTTGCTGTCACCGAAGGCTCAAAACTTCCGGAAGAAGATCTTCTCAGTTTCAGGGACCGGGAGAaggctttcaaaattcatcactcGAAGAAAAGTTACTACTTCCAGGCATTTACCCACCAGGACCACGAGAA GTGGATAAACGCATTGCAATTGGCCACAAGAGCGGAGCTCCCTTCTCCAGAGGAGGAAGTacaagaagacgaagaaacaTGA
- the LOC124305508 gene encoding FYVE, RhoGEF and PH domain-containing protein 1-like isoform X2: MQRGQLRDITSWMARLLPEPSEGTTECQSTTSEDANSQDSDSMGGSEDHQDNPTRSSFHRIPSYGGFPRFQHFVMSASSPAVCAEVGSVVEQSSESSFVKMSHSVLEYRSSRYVVAERTSHQYELDTYAISESDSEEEAEELSAESSKVESSTRVDVETELSSELKIKAERDGLDEKQKKCHHIANELLTTERNYVNILHLIDQVFQFKVDQENRAHPMFPPETVQHMFSNIKSIYKFHNEFLLPQLEGRMQLWDDDPRIGDIMKNFAPFLKMYTEYVKNFDYAMNLINTLQQKIPRFAAIVNDIQKRDECAKLSLAHHMLSPIQRLPRYELLLKDYLKNLTEDSPDYEDTKRALELVSTAANHTNEAMKKIDKFKKLLEIQESIYDAIDLVSATRELVKEGRIVKISARSGDHQERYLFLLSDVLLLCSMRLIPGPLYRLRAKFMVENLEVIEGDNLETANTFYVRDEKKSVELYTHTAEDKAAWLEALFKTMQEILRRKASLKTGETKSTLVTADDVTRCMVCEAIFSVMKRKHNCRACGIVVCSKCSNQKLLFEDNKNMRVCRLCHAALTQPLKKSPSSPAGPAQSLLQVSASATSVLSGYLLLKTQASKPWTKRWFALHADFVLYSFKSDTDSLAMTATPMPGFAVTEGSKLPEEDLLSFRDREKAFKIHHSKKSYYFQAFTHQDHEKWINALQLATRAELPSPEEEVQEDEET, translated from the exons ATGCAGCGAGGGCAGCTGAGAGACATCACGTCCTGGATGGCCCGTCTACTTCCGGAGCCATCCGAAGGAACGACTG AGTGTCAAAGCACGACGAGCGAGGATGCCAACTCGCAGGATTCAGACTCGATGGGCGGTTCGGAGGATCATCAGGACAATCCAACCCGCTCGTCATTTCACAGGATTCCAAGCTACGGTGGATTCCCGAGGTTTCAGCACTTCGTTATGTCAGCTTCAAGTCCAGCCGTATGCGCGGAAGTCGGCAGTGTGGTTGAACAATCTTCGGAGTCGTCCTTCGTCAAAATGTCTCACAGTGTCCTGGAGTACCGTAGTAGCAG ATACGTCGTGGCGGAAAGGACTTCGCATCAGTACGAGCTCGATACTTACGCGATCAGCGAATCTGATAGTGAAGAGGAGGCGGAGGAGCTGAGTGCTGAATCTTCAAAAGTCGAGTCGTCGACGAGGGTGGACGTTGAAACGGAACTGAGCTCGGAGCTAAAGATAAAAGCGGAAAGGGATGGGTTGgatgaaaagcaaaaaaaatgtcatcacATAGCAAACGAATTGCTGACCACTGAACGAAATTACGTGAACATATTGCACCTGATAGATCAAGTCTTTCAGTTCAAAGTAGACCAGGAAAATCGCGCTCATCCAATGTTTCCGCCAGAAACTGTGCAGCACATGTTTTCCAACATAAAATCGATATACAAGTTTCATAACGAGTTTCTTTTGCCACAGCTTGAAGGCCGTATGCAATTGTGGGATGATGATCCCAGAATAGGGGATATCATGAAGAATTTTGCACCATTTCTAAAAATGTACACCGAGTACGTGAAAAACTTTGATTACGCGATGAACCTGATAAATACACTACAGCAAAAGATTCCAAGATTTGCGGCGATTGTTAATGACATACAAAAACGGGACGAATGCGCCAAGCTTTCGTTGGCCCATCATATGCTGAGTCCGATTCAACGACTGCCTCGCTATGAATTACTTCTCAAGGATTACTTGAAAAACCTTACCGAAGATAGTCCCGACTACGAGGATACAAAAA GAGCCTTGGAGCTAGTTTCGACAGCCGCCAATCATACAAACgaagcaatgaaaaaaatcgacaagtttaaaaaactgCTCGAGATACAGGAGAGCATTTACGACGCTATCGATCTTGTCAGTGCAACGCGAGAGCTTGTGAAGGAGGgaagaatcgtgaaaatatcGGCTAGAAGTGGCGATCATCAGGAGAGATACTTGTTTCTG CTCAGCGACGTTTTGTTACTGTGTTCTATGAGACTGATACCTGGCCCACTGTATCGATTGCGAGCTAAATTCATGGTCGAGAACCTCGAAGTTATTGAAGGAGATAACTTAGAAACGGCAAATACGTTTTACGTAAGGGATGAGAAGAAAAGTGTCGAATTATACACTCACACAGCGGAGGATAAGGCAGCTTGGCTGGAGGCCCTGTTTAAAACAATGCAAGAGATCCTGAGGCGAAAGGCTAGTCTCAAAACCGGCGAGACTAAATCAACTCTAGTCACCGCCGACGATGTGACGAGGTGCATGGTCTGCGAGGCAATTTTTTCCGTCATGAAAAGGAAGCACAACTGCAGAGCTTGTGGAATA GTGGTTTGTAGCAAGTGTTCAAATCAGAAGCTGTTGTTTGAGGACAACAAAAATATGAGAGTATGTCGTTTGTGTCACGCGGCTTTGACGCAGCCGCTGAAAAAATCGCCCTCGTCACCGGCAGGACCAGCACAAAGTTTGCTCCAAGTATCAGCGAGTGCTACGTCAGTATTATCCGGTTATTTGTTGCTCAAAACGCAGGCCAGCAAGCCGTGGACCAAACGGTGGTTCGCACTGCATGCCGACTTCGTCCTGTACTCTTTTAAGTCTGACACGGACAGTTTGGCCATGACGGCTACGCCGATGCCCGGTTTTGCTGTCACCGAAGGCTCAAAACTTCCGGAAGAAGATCTTCTCAGTTTCAGGGACCGGGAGAaggctttcaaaattcatcactcGAAGAAAAGTTACTACTTCCAGGCATTTACCCACCAGGACCACGAGAA GTGGATAAACGCATTGCAATTGGCCACAAGAGCGGAGCTCCCTTCTCCAGAGGAGGAAGTacaagaagacgaagaaacaTGA